The DNA window GTCTTGGAGTCCTGCTCGGCTTCGTCTTATAGCATCAGAAACCGCTTCTATCGCCTCATCCTGCCCGACAACTCTTTGGTGAAGCGCATCCTCAATGTTTAGTAGTTTTTCTTTTTCGCTTTGCAGCATTCGACTAACAGGAATACCCGTCCAGTGGGAAACTACTTCAGCGATTTCTTCAGCGCCAATTTCTTCTTTGACAAGCGGTGTGTCCTTTTGTAGTTCGGAGAGTTTTTGTTTTAGGGTTTCAATGGTTTTGGTTGCTTCAGGGATTTTGCCGTACCTGATTTCGGCGACTTTTCCCAAATCGCCTCTACGGTTGGCATTTTCCTCTTCAAACCTTAACTGTTCAATTTCGTTCTTTTTCTTTTGAATTTGGTCAACGATTTCTTTTTCAGCTTGCCATTTTGCTTTAAGTTTGTTTCTTTCCTCGCCCAGATTTGCGATTTCTTGATTTAGTGCTTTGAGTTTTGTTGCGTCTTTTTCTCTTTTTATGGCTTCCCGCTCGATTTCCAGTTGTCGGATTTTGTGTTCGATTGTTTCTAATTCTTCAGGAGCTGAATTGATTTCCAATTTTAGTTTTGATGCTGCTTCATCTATTAGGTCAATTGCTTTGTCAGGAAGGAACCTGTCAGTTATGTAGCGTTGGGATAACTCGACTGCAGCTATGATTGCTTCATCTTTGATTCTAATATGGTGAAACACTTCATAACGCTCCTTTAAGCCTCGTAGAATAGAGATTGCATCAATAGTATCAGGTTCATTAACCATTACAGGCTGGAAACGCCTTTCAAGGGCTTTGTCTTTCTCAAAATATTTCTGGTACTCCTTAAGAGTGGTCGCGCCTATTGCACGTAACTCACCTCTGGCCAAGGCAGGTTTTAAGATGTTTGCTGCATCCATGGCGCCTTCACTTGCACCCGCACCAACTAACGTGTGGATTTCATCAATAAACAAGACTATTTCACCTTCAGAGGAAACCACCTCTTTTACGACGCTTTTGAGTCGCTCTTCGAATTCACCCTTATATTTTGCTCCAGCAATCAACGCACCCATATCCAGTGAATAAATCTGTTTGGATTTGAGGTTTTCAGGAACATCACCATTCACTATGCGATGAGCTAATCCTTCTGCAATGGCGGTTTTACCAACTCCAGGTTCGCCGATAAGAATAGGATTGTTTTTTGTTCGTCTTGACAGGATTTGCAGGACACGGCGGATTTCGTCTTCTCGACCAATAACTGGGTCCAGTTTTCCTGTTTTGGCTTTGTCGTTGAGGTTTATTGCAAACCGGTTTAGTGCATTGTAGGTTTCATCTGTTGTTTGTGAATTCACAGTTGATCCCTTCCTTAATTGCTTAATTGCTTCTTTTAGTTCTTTTTCTGAAACTCCGCTGTTTTGCAACAATCGCGTAGCTGAATCATTCAACGACAAGATTGCTAAAAGCAACTGCTCAATTGAGACAAATTTGTCCTGACTCTCCGAAGCAAGGTCTTGAGCTTTCCTAAGAGCCTTGTTAGAATTAGTAGATAGGTAATGTTCACCGCCAGTGACCTTGGGCAAGGAATCAATCAGTCTGTCAAGTGAAGCGGATAAGCTGGCTGAATCTACATTGAACCGTTTTAGCAGAAAAGGAACTACGCTTTCGTCAACAAGCAACATTGCCTTTAGAATGTGGGCAGGCTCGATTGCTTGGTTTTGGCTGGATGTGGCTATTTCTACGGCTTTTTGGAGGACTTCTTGAGATTTGATTGTAAAATTGTTAAGACTCATAATCCCAAATTTTCTTAAGAATATTTGAATTTTTTGGAAAGGGGACGACTTGACGCTGAATTTCAAAGCGAACCTTCAAAGAAGAATGGTTAACTCAGAAAGGCGACAAGCAACAATGCAAACAATCAAGCAAAAAAACCAAAAAGGGAAGAAGGAGAAAGAATTTGTATAGCAAAGTGTCAAGTGGTTTGGGTTTTGCTTTTCTTTGCTTTTTTGGCTTTTCGCTTTTCGTCGCGTTCTTTTTTAGTTAAAGGTTTTTCTTTTTTTGGCATAACCATCCTCAGAAAAAATATTTTGTTTGTGCTTTAATATTTTTCGTAAGTCACAATTCTGTAACGATAATTTTGAGCATGCAAACCTCAAAGAAAAAGTGCTGAATCAAACATAACCCATCAACATTCCTATTTGGCATCTATTAGGCTCCAAATAGAAAGTCAATGCAGAAACCATAGAGGGGATGTCATTAATACTGATTTCACAGTCAAAAAATCTAAAAAGAAGAAAGGGGTTTATCGTACCATTCGTTTGTTTTTCTCAGAGCCTGTTGAGCGTCGGTAGGCTTTTTGCATTTGCATCTGCTTGTATTCTTCGTAGGTCAATTTGCTTCGGGGGTATAGTTGCTTGAAGCGTCGATATGGTTGTCGCATATCAAACTCAAATTGTGTGCCTCCAATTGGTGTGTATGATGAGGAGTATTTTTTGTAGTCTTTGAATTGATAGCGCTTCTTTTCGGGTTTAGGTTTTGCCAGCGAAGCCAACGCAATTACCACAACGATGCCGCCGATGATAAAGAGGGGAAGAATTGAAACAAAGGCAGGTTCCATTAGCAACCCCCAAATTACTTGCTGGTTTGGTTCTGTTTCGCCTCTGTCTTCACCGGCAACACTGATGAGCCTTCAAGTCCAATAACGTTTAACACGTCAGAGGAAGCAGGCACAACGATTTTGGTTTGCTGGGCAAATGTGTCTCGTACGACATCTAATTTCTTGTTGATTTGCGCAGTTTCTTTGAAGTGCTGGTTGGCTGATTCCGAAACCACCTTGATTGCTTTTGCCTGCGCCTCAGCTACAAGCTCAACTGCTTTGGCTTGACCTTCAGCGCTAAGTATGGCAGCTTGCTTTTCACCTTGAGCCTTTAGTATGGCACCAAGCTTTTCTTGCTCGGCTGCTTCTTTTCGGCCTGTGGCTAGTAAGCGTAGTTGGCGTCGTTCCTGCTCAGCGGTT is part of the Candidatus Bathyarchaeota archaeon genome and encodes:
- the clpB gene encoding ATP-dependent chaperone ClpB, which translates into the protein MSLNNFTIKSQEVLQKAVEIATSSQNQAIEPAHILKAMLLVDESVVPFLLKRFNVDSASLSASLDRLIDSLPKVTGGEHYLSTNSNKALRKAQDLASESQDKFVSIEQLLLAILSLNDSATRLLQNSGVSEKELKEAIKQLRKGSTVNSQTTDETYNALNRFAINLNDKAKTGKLDPVIGREDEIRRVLQILSRRTKNNPILIGEPGVGKTAIAEGLAHRIVNGDVPENLKSKQIYSLDMGALIAGAKYKGEFEERLKSVVKEVVSSEGEIVLFIDEIHTLVGAGASEGAMDAANILKPALARGELRAIGATTLKEYQKYFEKDKALERRFQPVMVNEPDTIDAISILRGLKERYEVFHHIRIKDEAIIAAVELSQRYITDRFLPDKAIDLIDEAASKLKLEINSAPEELETIEHKIRQLEIEREAIKREKDATKLKALNQEIANLGEERNKLKAKWQAEKEIVDQIQKKKNEIEQLRFEEENANRRGDLGKVAEIRYGKIPEATKTIETLKQKLSELQKDTPLVKEEIGAEEIAEVVSHWTGIPVSRMLQSEKEKLLNIEDALHQRVVGQDEAIEAVSDAIRRSRAGLQDPKRPIGSFIFLGTTGVGKTELAKALAEFLFNNENNMIRIDMSEYQERHTVSRLVGAPPGYVGYEESGQLTEAVRRKPYSVVLLDEIEKAHPDVFNILLQVLDDGRLTDNKGRTVDFKNTIIIMTSNIGSHIIQENLEKATTENREKVWNQTKEQVFSLLKKTIRPEFLNRVDEIIMFQPLNEEEIQKIVENQLRIIQKMLEKNNIQIEVTKKAIDHIAKVGFDPQFGSRPIKRVIQRNILNELSKIILQEKVDKTATIIIDEKNGALEFKNKP